From Homoserinimonas aerilata, a single genomic window includes:
- the aspS gene encoding aspartate--tRNA(Asn) ligase, whose translation MNERTLIKNLAAASDGPTSVSGWVETVRDQKKVQFVVLRDESGAVQLVHPRAFNEDGTPADDALADTISALSQGSFVTASGELKHDERVKLGGVEIKLDALDVASHAIPETPIADDSGVDKRMDWRFLDLRVPKHALIFKIQTTLEHAWRTYWVDNDFIEIHTPKLMASASESRAELFEVEYFETKAYLAQSPQFFKQMAQPAGFGKVFEVGPAFRADPSFTSRHATEFTSVDAEISWISSHEDVMRMHEELMVAGIAAVKEKHGEAIEALFGFELQVPTTPFPRIPLAEAKRIVAERGYEVPRHDDDMDPEGERQIAAYVKETYGHDFVFLTDYASSIRPFYHMRNEADAGLTNSYDLVYNGVEISTGAQREHRVDVLIEQAKEKGLDPEELDFYLDFFRYGVPPHGGFGMGLSRVLMLMLGLTNLRETTYLFRGPNRLLP comes from the coding sequence GTGAACGAGCGCACCCTTATCAAGAACCTGGCCGCGGCATCCGACGGCCCCACCTCTGTCTCTGGCTGGGTCGAGACGGTGCGCGACCAGAAGAAGGTGCAGTTCGTTGTGCTGCGCGACGAGTCTGGTGCCGTGCAGCTGGTGCACCCGCGCGCGTTCAACGAGGATGGCACGCCCGCCGATGACGCCCTCGCCGACACCATTTCGGCGCTCAGCCAGGGCAGCTTCGTTACGGCCAGTGGCGAGTTGAAGCATGACGAGCGGGTCAAGCTGGGCGGTGTCGAGATCAAGCTCGACGCGCTCGATGTCGCATCGCACGCCATCCCGGAGACGCCGATCGCCGATGACAGCGGCGTCGACAAGCGCATGGACTGGCGCTTCCTCGACCTGCGGGTGCCGAAGCATGCGCTCATCTTCAAGATCCAGACCACGCTCGAGCACGCCTGGCGCACGTACTGGGTCGACAACGACTTCATCGAGATTCACACCCCCAAGCTGATGGCCAGCGCGAGCGAGTCGCGCGCCGAGCTGTTCGAGGTCGAGTACTTCGAGACGAAGGCGTACCTGGCGCAGAGCCCGCAGTTCTTCAAGCAGATGGCACAGCCGGCCGGCTTCGGCAAGGTGTTCGAGGTCGGCCCGGCGTTCCGCGCGGACCCGTCGTTCACGTCGCGCCACGCGACCGAGTTCACTTCGGTGGATGCGGAGATCAGCTGGATCTCTTCGCATGAGGACGTCATGCGCATGCACGAGGAGCTCATGGTCGCCGGCATCGCCGCAGTCAAGGAGAAGCACGGCGAGGCCATCGAGGCGCTGTTCGGTTTCGAGCTGCAGGTGCCGACGACACCGTTCCCGCGCATCCCGCTGGCCGAGGCGAAGCGCATCGTCGCCGAGCGCGGCTACGAGGTTCCCCGTCACGATGACGACATGGACCCGGAGGGTGAGCGCCAGATCGCCGCCTACGTGAAGGAGACGTACGGGCACGACTTCGTGTTCCTCACCGACTACGCGTCGAGCATCCGGCCGTTCTATCACATGCGAAATGAGGCGGATGCTGGCCTCACGAACAGCTATGACCTCGTCTACAACGGGGTCGAGATCTCGACGGGAGCGCAGCGCGAGCACCGCGTCGACGTGCTCATCGAGCAGGCGAAGGAGAAGGGCCTCGACCCGGAGGAGCTCGACTTCTACCTCGACTTCTTCCGCTACGGCGTGCCCCCGCACGGTGGTTTCGGCATGGGCCTCTCCCGCGTGCTGATGCTCATGCTGGGGCTCACGAACCTGCGCGAGACCACCTACCTGTTCCGCGGGCCGAACCGCCTGCTGCCGTAG